Proteins encoded by one window of Bubalus kerabau isolate K-KA32 ecotype Philippines breed swamp buffalo chromosome 22, PCC_UOA_SB_1v2, whole genome shotgun sequence:
- the ZDHHC16 gene encoding palmitoyltransferase ZDHHC16 isoform X1: MRGQWSLLLGPARLCLRLLLLLGYRRRCPPLLRGLVQRWRYGKVCLRSLLYNSFGGSDTAVDAAFEPIYWLVDNVIRWCGVVFVVLVIVLTSSIVAIAYLCVLPLILQTYSVPRLCWHFFYSHWNLILIVFHYYQAITTPPGYPPQGRNDTTTVSICKKCINPKPARTHHCSICNRCVLKMDHHCPWLNNCVGHYNHRYFFSFCFFMTLGCVYCSYGSWDLFREAYAAIEKMKQLDKNKLQAVANQTYHQTPPPTFSFRERVTHKSLVYLWFLCSSVALALGALTIWHAVLISRGETSIERHINKKERQRLQAKGRVFRNHYNYGCLDNWKVFLGVDTGRHWLTRVLLPSSHLPHGNGMSWDPPPWVTAHSASVMAV, from the exons ATGCGGGGCCAGTGGAGCCTACTGCTGGGCCCTGCCCGCCTCTGCCTGCGCCTGCTTCTGCTCCTGGGCTACAGGCGCCGCTGCCCACCTCTGCTCCGCGGCCTGGTTCAGCGCTGGCGCTACGGCAAGGTCTGCCTGCGCTCCCTGCTCTACAACTCCTTCGGGGGCAGTGACACCGCTGTGGACGCTGCCTTTGAGCCTATCTACTGGCTGGTGGACAACGTGATCCGCTGGTGTGGGGTG GTGTTCGTGGTGCTGGTGATTGTGCTGACCAGCTCCATCGTGGCCATCGCCTACCTGTGTGTCCTGCCCCTCATCCTCCAAACCTACTCCGTGCCCCGGCTCTGCTGGCATTTCTTCTATAGTCACTGGAATCTGATTCTCATCGTCTTCCATTACTACCAGGCCATCACCACCCCACCTGGATACCCACCCCAG GGCAGGAATGATACGACAACGGTCTCCATCTGTAAGAAGTGCATTAACCCCAAGCCAGCCCGAACACACCACTGCAGCATCTGCAATAG GTGTGTGCTGAAGATGGATCATCACTGCC CCTGGCTAAACAACTGTGTGGGCCACTATAACCATCGgtacttcttctctttctgctttttcatgacTCTGGGCTGTGTCTACTGCAGCTATGGAAGCTGGGACCTTTTCCGGGAGGCTTATGCCGCCATCGAG AAAATGAAACAGCTCGACAAGAACAAACTACAGGCGGTTGCCAACCAG ACTTACCATCAGACCCCAccacccaccttctccttccGAGAAAGAGTGACTCACAAGAGTCTTGTCTACCTCTGGTTCCTGTGCAG ttctGTGGCACTTGCCCTGGGTGCCCTAACCATATGGCACGCTGTGCTCATCAGTCGAGGTGAGACTAGCATCGAAAGGCACATCAATAAGAAGGAGCGTCAGCGGCTGCAGGCCAAGGGCAGA GTTTTTAGGAATCATTACAACTATGGCTGCTTGGACAACTGGAAGGTATTCCTGGGTGTGGACACAGGAAG GCACTGGCTTACTCGGGTGTTGTTACCTTCCAGTCACTTGCCCCATGGGAACGGAATGAGCTGGGATCCCCCGCCCTGGGTGACTGCTCACTCAGCCTCTGTGATGGCAGTGTGA
- the ZDHHC16 gene encoding palmitoyltransferase ZDHHC16 isoform X6 → MRGQWSLLLGPARLCLRLLLLLGYRRRCPPLLRGLVQRWRYGKVCLRSLLYNSFGGSDTAVDAAFEPIYWLVDNVIRWCGVGRNDTTTVSICKKCINPKPARTHHCSICNRCVLKMDHHCPWLNNCVGHYNHRYFFSFCFFMTLGCVYCSYGSWDLFREAYAAIEKMKQLDKNKLQAVANQTYHQTPPPTFSFRERVTHKSLVYLWFLCSSVALALGALTIWHAVLISRGETSIERHINKKERQRLQAKGRVFRNHYNYGCLDNWKVFLGVDTGRHWLTRVLLPSSHLPHGNGMSWDPPPWVTAHSASVMAV, encoded by the exons ATGCGGGGCCAGTGGAGCCTACTGCTGGGCCCTGCCCGCCTCTGCCTGCGCCTGCTTCTGCTCCTGGGCTACAGGCGCCGCTGCCCACCTCTGCTCCGCGGCCTGGTTCAGCGCTGGCGCTACGGCAAGGTCTGCCTGCGCTCCCTGCTCTACAACTCCTTCGGGGGCAGTGACACCGCTGTGGACGCTGCCTTTGAGCCTATCTACTGGCTGGTGGACAACGTGATCCGCTGGTGTGGGGTG GGCAGGAATGATACGACAACGGTCTCCATCTGTAAGAAGTGCATTAACCCCAAGCCAGCCCGAACACACCACTGCAGCATCTGCAATAG GTGTGTGCTGAAGATGGATCATCACTGCC CCTGGCTAAACAACTGTGTGGGCCACTATAACCATCGgtacttcttctctttctgctttttcatgacTCTGGGCTGTGTCTACTGCAGCTATGGAAGCTGGGACCTTTTCCGGGAGGCTTATGCCGCCATCGAG AAAATGAAACAGCTCGACAAGAACAAACTACAGGCGGTTGCCAACCAG ACTTACCATCAGACCCCAccacccaccttctccttccGAGAAAGAGTGACTCACAAGAGTCTTGTCTACCTCTGGTTCCTGTGCAG ttctGTGGCACTTGCCCTGGGTGCCCTAACCATATGGCACGCTGTGCTCATCAGTCGAGGTGAGACTAGCATCGAAAGGCACATCAATAAGAAGGAGCGTCAGCGGCTGCAGGCCAAGGGCAGA GTTTTTAGGAATCATTACAACTATGGCTGCTTGGACAACTGGAAGGTATTCCTGGGTGTGGACACAGGAAG GCACTGGCTTACTCGGGTGTTGTTACCTTCCAGTCACTTGCCCCATGGGAACGGAATGAGCTGGGATCCCCCGCCCTGGGTGACTGCTCACTCAGCCTCTGTGATGGCAGTGTGA
- the ZDHHC16 gene encoding palmitoyltransferase ZDHHC16 isoform X3, translated as MRGQWSLLLGPARLCLRLLLLLGYRRRCPPLLRGLVQRWRYGKVCLRSLLYNSFGGSDTAVDAAFEPIYWLVDNVIRWCGVVFVVLVIVLTSSIVAIAYLCVLPLILQTYSVPRLCWHFFYSHWNLILIVFHYYQAITTPPGYPPQGRNDTTTVSICKKCINPKPARTHHCSICNRCVLKMDHHCPWLNNCVGHYNHRYFFSFCFFMTLGCVYCSYGSWDLFREAYAAIETYHQTPPPTFSFRERVTHKSLVYLWFLCSSVALALGALTIWHAVLISRGETSIERHINKKERQRLQAKGRVFRNHYNYGCLDNWKVFLGVDTGRHWLTRVLLPSSHLPHGNGMSWDPPPWVTAHSASVMAV; from the exons ATGCGGGGCCAGTGGAGCCTACTGCTGGGCCCTGCCCGCCTCTGCCTGCGCCTGCTTCTGCTCCTGGGCTACAGGCGCCGCTGCCCACCTCTGCTCCGCGGCCTGGTTCAGCGCTGGCGCTACGGCAAGGTCTGCCTGCGCTCCCTGCTCTACAACTCCTTCGGGGGCAGTGACACCGCTGTGGACGCTGCCTTTGAGCCTATCTACTGGCTGGTGGACAACGTGATCCGCTGGTGTGGGGTG GTGTTCGTGGTGCTGGTGATTGTGCTGACCAGCTCCATCGTGGCCATCGCCTACCTGTGTGTCCTGCCCCTCATCCTCCAAACCTACTCCGTGCCCCGGCTCTGCTGGCATTTCTTCTATAGTCACTGGAATCTGATTCTCATCGTCTTCCATTACTACCAGGCCATCACCACCCCACCTGGATACCCACCCCAG GGCAGGAATGATACGACAACGGTCTCCATCTGTAAGAAGTGCATTAACCCCAAGCCAGCCCGAACACACCACTGCAGCATCTGCAATAG GTGTGTGCTGAAGATGGATCATCACTGCC CCTGGCTAAACAACTGTGTGGGCCACTATAACCATCGgtacttcttctctttctgctttttcatgacTCTGGGCTGTGTCTACTGCAGCTATGGAAGCTGGGACCTTTTCCGGGAGGCTTATGCCGCCATCGAG ACTTACCATCAGACCCCAccacccaccttctccttccGAGAAAGAGTGACTCACAAGAGTCTTGTCTACCTCTGGTTCCTGTGCAG ttctGTGGCACTTGCCCTGGGTGCCCTAACCATATGGCACGCTGTGCTCATCAGTCGAGGTGAGACTAGCATCGAAAGGCACATCAATAAGAAGGAGCGTCAGCGGCTGCAGGCCAAGGGCAGA GTTTTTAGGAATCATTACAACTATGGCTGCTTGGACAACTGGAAGGTATTCCTGGGTGTGGACACAGGAAG GCACTGGCTTACTCGGGTGTTGTTACCTTCCAGTCACTTGCCCCATGGGAACGGAATGAGCTGGGATCCCCCGCCCTGGGTGACTGCTCACTCAGCCTCTGTGATGGCAGTGTGA
- the EXOSC1 gene encoding exosome complex component CSL4 isoform X1 yields MAPPVRYCIPGERLCNLEEGSPGSGTYTRHGYIFSSLAGCLTKTSENGALPVISVMRETESQLLPDVGAIVTCKVSSINSRFAKVHILYVGSTPLKNSFRGTIRKEDVRATEKDKVEIYKSFRPGDIVLAKVISLGDAQSNYLLTTAENELGVVVAHSESGVQMVPISWCEMQCPKTHTKEFRKVARVQPEFLQT; encoded by the exons ATGGCGCCACCCGTGAGGTACTGCATCCCCG GCGAACGTCTGTGTAACTTGGAGGAGGGCAGCCCGGGCAGCGGCACCTACACACGGCACGGCTACATCTTTTCGTCGCTTGCTGGCTGCTTGACAAAGACCAGCGAGAACGGCGCG CTTCCTGTCATATCTGTGATGAGAGAAACAGAGTCCCAGTTACTGCCAGATGTAGGAGCTATTGTAACCTGTAAG GTCTCCAGCATCAATTCACGCTTTGCCAAAGTACACATCCTGTATGTGGGGTCCACACCACTTAAGAACTCTTTTCGAGGAACCATCCG caAAGAAGACGTCCGAGCTACTGAAAAAGACAAG GTTGAAATTTATAAGAGTTTCCGCCCAGGGGACATCGTCTTGGCCAAAGTG ATCTCCCTAGGTGATGCACAGTCCAACTACCTGCTAACCACCGCAGAAAATGAGCTGGGAGTGGTGGTGGCCCACAGCGAATCCG GTGTCCAGATGGTCCCCATCAGCTGGTGTGAGATGCAGTGCCCGAAGACCCACACCAAGGAATTCCGGAAGGTGGCCCGAGTACAGCCTGAGTTCCTGCAGACCTAA
- the ZDHHC16 gene encoding palmitoyltransferase ZDHHC16 isoform X5, with protein sequence MRGQWSLLLGPARLCLRLLLLLGYRRRCPPLLRGLVQRWRYGKVCLRSLLYNSFGGSDTAVDAAFEPIYWLVDNVIRWCGVVFVVLVIVLTSSIVAIAYLCVLPLILQTYSVPRLCWHFFYSHWNLILIVFHYYQAITTPPGYPPQGRNDTTTVSICKKCINPKPARTHHCSICNSYGSWDLFREAYAAIETYHQTPPPTFSFRERVTHKSLVYLWFLCSSVALALGALTIWHAVLISRGETSIERHINKKERQRLQAKGRVFRNHYNYGCLDNWKVFLGVDTGRHWLTRVLLPSSHLPHGNGMSWDPPPWVTAHSASVMAV encoded by the exons ATGCGGGGCCAGTGGAGCCTACTGCTGGGCCCTGCCCGCCTCTGCCTGCGCCTGCTTCTGCTCCTGGGCTACAGGCGCCGCTGCCCACCTCTGCTCCGCGGCCTGGTTCAGCGCTGGCGCTACGGCAAGGTCTGCCTGCGCTCCCTGCTCTACAACTCCTTCGGGGGCAGTGACACCGCTGTGGACGCTGCCTTTGAGCCTATCTACTGGCTGGTGGACAACGTGATCCGCTGGTGTGGGGTG GTGTTCGTGGTGCTGGTGATTGTGCTGACCAGCTCCATCGTGGCCATCGCCTACCTGTGTGTCCTGCCCCTCATCCTCCAAACCTACTCCGTGCCCCGGCTCTGCTGGCATTTCTTCTATAGTCACTGGAATCTGATTCTCATCGTCTTCCATTACTACCAGGCCATCACCACCCCACCTGGATACCCACCCCAG GGCAGGAATGATACGACAACGGTCTCCATCTGTAAGAAGTGCATTAACCCCAAGCCAGCCCGAACACACCACTGCAGCATCTGCAATAG CTATGGAAGCTGGGACCTTTTCCGGGAGGCTTATGCCGCCATCGAG ACTTACCATCAGACCCCAccacccaccttctccttccGAGAAAGAGTGACTCACAAGAGTCTTGTCTACCTCTGGTTCCTGTGCAG ttctGTGGCACTTGCCCTGGGTGCCCTAACCATATGGCACGCTGTGCTCATCAGTCGAGGTGAGACTAGCATCGAAAGGCACATCAATAAGAAGGAGCGTCAGCGGCTGCAGGCCAAGGGCAGA GTTTTTAGGAATCATTACAACTATGGCTGCTTGGACAACTGGAAGGTATTCCTGGGTGTGGACACAGGAAG GCACTGGCTTACTCGGGTGTTGTTACCTTCCAGTCACTTGCCCCATGGGAACGGAATGAGCTGGGATCCCCCGCCCTGGGTGACTGCTCACTCAGCCTCTGTGATGGCAGTGTGA
- the ZDHHC16 gene encoding palmitoyltransferase ZDHHC16 isoform X2 encodes MRGQWSLLLGPARLCLRLLLLLGYRRRCPPLLRGLVQRWRYGKVCLRSLLYNSFGGSDTAVDAAFEPIYWLVDNVIRWCGVVFVVLVIVLTSSIVAIAYLCVLPLILQTYSVPRLCWHFFYSHWNLILIVFHYYQAITTPPGYPPQGRNDTTTVSICKKCINPKPARTHHCSICNRCVLKMDHHCPWLNNCVGHYNHRYFFSFCFFMTLGCVYCSYGSWDLFREAYAAIEKMKQLDKNKLQAVANQTYHQTPPPTFSFRERVTHKSLVYLWFLCSSVALALGALTIWHAVLISRGETSIERHINKKERQRLQAKGRVFRNHYNYGCLDNWKALAYSGVVTFQSLAPWERNELGSPALGDCSLSLCDGSVSV; translated from the exons ATGCGGGGCCAGTGGAGCCTACTGCTGGGCCCTGCCCGCCTCTGCCTGCGCCTGCTTCTGCTCCTGGGCTACAGGCGCCGCTGCCCACCTCTGCTCCGCGGCCTGGTTCAGCGCTGGCGCTACGGCAAGGTCTGCCTGCGCTCCCTGCTCTACAACTCCTTCGGGGGCAGTGACACCGCTGTGGACGCTGCCTTTGAGCCTATCTACTGGCTGGTGGACAACGTGATCCGCTGGTGTGGGGTG GTGTTCGTGGTGCTGGTGATTGTGCTGACCAGCTCCATCGTGGCCATCGCCTACCTGTGTGTCCTGCCCCTCATCCTCCAAACCTACTCCGTGCCCCGGCTCTGCTGGCATTTCTTCTATAGTCACTGGAATCTGATTCTCATCGTCTTCCATTACTACCAGGCCATCACCACCCCACCTGGATACCCACCCCAG GGCAGGAATGATACGACAACGGTCTCCATCTGTAAGAAGTGCATTAACCCCAAGCCAGCCCGAACACACCACTGCAGCATCTGCAATAG GTGTGTGCTGAAGATGGATCATCACTGCC CCTGGCTAAACAACTGTGTGGGCCACTATAACCATCGgtacttcttctctttctgctttttcatgacTCTGGGCTGTGTCTACTGCAGCTATGGAAGCTGGGACCTTTTCCGGGAGGCTTATGCCGCCATCGAG AAAATGAAACAGCTCGACAAGAACAAACTACAGGCGGTTGCCAACCAG ACTTACCATCAGACCCCAccacccaccttctccttccGAGAAAGAGTGACTCACAAGAGTCTTGTCTACCTCTGGTTCCTGTGCAG ttctGTGGCACTTGCCCTGGGTGCCCTAACCATATGGCACGCTGTGCTCATCAGTCGAGGTGAGACTAGCATCGAAAGGCACATCAATAAGAAGGAGCGTCAGCGGCTGCAGGCCAAGGGCAGA GTTTTTAGGAATCATTACAACTATGGCTGCTTGGACAACTGGAAG GCACTGGCTTACTCGGGTGTTGTTACCTTCCAGTCACTTGCCCCATGGGAACGGAATGAGCTGGGATCCCCCGCCCTGGGTGACTGCTCACTCAGCCTCTGTGATGGCAGTGTGAGCGTGTAA
- the ZDHHC16 gene encoding palmitoyltransferase ZDHHC16 isoform X7, which translates to MRGQWSLLLGPARLCLRLLLLLGYRRRCPPLLRGLVQRWRYGKVCLRSLLYNSFGGSDTAVDAAFEPIYWLVDNVIRWCGVGRNDTTTVSICKKCINPKPARTHHCSICNRCVLKMDHHCPWLNNCVGHYNHRYFFSFCFFMTLGCVYCSYGSWDLFREAYAAIETYHQTPPPTFSFRERVTHKSLVYLWFLCSSVALALGALTIWHAVLISRGETSIERHINKKERQRLQAKGRVFRNHYNYGCLDNWKVFLGVDTGRHWLTRVLLPSSHLPHGNGMSWDPPPWVTAHSASVMAV; encoded by the exons ATGCGGGGCCAGTGGAGCCTACTGCTGGGCCCTGCCCGCCTCTGCCTGCGCCTGCTTCTGCTCCTGGGCTACAGGCGCCGCTGCCCACCTCTGCTCCGCGGCCTGGTTCAGCGCTGGCGCTACGGCAAGGTCTGCCTGCGCTCCCTGCTCTACAACTCCTTCGGGGGCAGTGACACCGCTGTGGACGCTGCCTTTGAGCCTATCTACTGGCTGGTGGACAACGTGATCCGCTGGTGTGGGGTG GGCAGGAATGATACGACAACGGTCTCCATCTGTAAGAAGTGCATTAACCCCAAGCCAGCCCGAACACACCACTGCAGCATCTGCAATAG GTGTGTGCTGAAGATGGATCATCACTGCC CCTGGCTAAACAACTGTGTGGGCCACTATAACCATCGgtacttcttctctttctgctttttcatgacTCTGGGCTGTGTCTACTGCAGCTATGGAAGCTGGGACCTTTTCCGGGAGGCTTATGCCGCCATCGAG ACTTACCATCAGACCCCAccacccaccttctccttccGAGAAAGAGTGACTCACAAGAGTCTTGTCTACCTCTGGTTCCTGTGCAG ttctGTGGCACTTGCCCTGGGTGCCCTAACCATATGGCACGCTGTGCTCATCAGTCGAGGTGAGACTAGCATCGAAAGGCACATCAATAAGAAGGAGCGTCAGCGGCTGCAGGCCAAGGGCAGA GTTTTTAGGAATCATTACAACTATGGCTGCTTGGACAACTGGAAGGTATTCCTGGGTGTGGACACAGGAAG GCACTGGCTTACTCGGGTGTTGTTACCTTCCAGTCACTTGCCCCATGGGAACGGAATGAGCTGGGATCCCCCGCCCTGGGTGACTGCTCACTCAGCCTCTGTGATGGCAGTGTGA
- the PGAM1 gene encoding phosphoglycerate mutase 1: MAAYKLVLIRHGESTWNLENRFSGWYDADLSPAGHEEAKRGGQALRDAGYEFDICFTSVQKRAIRTLWTVLDAIDQMWLPVVRTWRLNERHYGGLTGLNKAETAAKHGEAQVKIWRRSYDVPPPPMEPDHPFYSNISKDRRYADLTEDQLPSCESLKDTIARALPFWNEEIVPQIKEGKRVLIAAHGNSLRGIVKHLEGLSEEAIMELNLPTGIPMVYELDKNLKPIKPMQFLGDEETVRKAMEAVAAQGKAKK, encoded by the exons ATGGCCGCCTACAAGCTGGTGCTGATCCGGCACGGTGAGAGCACATGGAACCTGGAGAACCGTTTCAGCGGCTGGTACGACGCGGACCTGAGCCCAGCCGGGCACGAGGAGGCGAAGCGAGGCGGGCAGGCGCTGAGAG ATGCTGGCTATGAGTTTGACATCTGCTTCACCTCAGTGCAGAAGAGAGCAATCCGGACCCTCTGGACAGTGCTGGATGCCATTGACCAAATGTGGCTGCCAGTGGTGAGGACTTGGCGCCTTAATGAGCGACACTATGGGGGTCTGACTGGCCTCAATAAGGCAGAAACTGCTGCCAAGCATGGTGAGGCCCAGGTAAAGATCTGGAGGCGCTCCTATGATGTCCCGCCACCTCCCATGGAGCCCGACCATCCCTTCTACAGCAACATCAGTAAG GATCGCAGGTACGCAGACCTCACTGAAGACCAGCTGCCCTCCTGTGAGAGTCTGAAGGACACAATTGCCAGAGCTCTGCCCTTTTGGAATGAAGAAATTGTCCCCCAGATCAAGGAGGGGAAACGGGTACTAATTGCAGCCCATGGCAATAGCCTTCGGGGCATCGTCAAGCATCTGGAGG GTCTCTCTGAAGAGGCTATCATGGAGCTGAACCTGCCGACTGGCATTCCCATGGTCTATGAGTTGGACAAGAACTTGAAGCCCATCAAGCCCATGCAGTTCCTGGGGGATGAGGAGACCGTGCGTAAAGCCATGGAGGCTGTGGCTGCCCAGGGCAAGGCCAAGAAGTGA
- the ZDHHC16 gene encoding palmitoyltransferase ZDHHC16 isoform X4, producing the protein MRGQWSLLLGPARLCLRLLLLLGYRRRCPPLLRGLVQRWRYGKVCLRSLLYNSFGGSDTAVDAAFEPIYWLVDNVIRWCGVVFVVLVIVLTSSIVAIAYLCVLPLILQTYSVPRLCWHFFYSHWNLILIVFHYYQAITTPPGYPPQGRNDTTTVSICKKCINPKPARTHHCSICNSYGSWDLFREAYAAIEKMKQLDKNKLQAVANQTYHQTPPPTFSFRERVTHKSLVYLWFLCSSVALALGALTIWHAVLISRGETSIERHINKKERQRLQAKGRVFRNHYNYGCLDNWKVFLGVDTGRHWLTRVLLPSSHLPHGNGMSWDPPPWVTAHSASVMAV; encoded by the exons ATGCGGGGCCAGTGGAGCCTACTGCTGGGCCCTGCCCGCCTCTGCCTGCGCCTGCTTCTGCTCCTGGGCTACAGGCGCCGCTGCCCACCTCTGCTCCGCGGCCTGGTTCAGCGCTGGCGCTACGGCAAGGTCTGCCTGCGCTCCCTGCTCTACAACTCCTTCGGGGGCAGTGACACCGCTGTGGACGCTGCCTTTGAGCCTATCTACTGGCTGGTGGACAACGTGATCCGCTGGTGTGGGGTG GTGTTCGTGGTGCTGGTGATTGTGCTGACCAGCTCCATCGTGGCCATCGCCTACCTGTGTGTCCTGCCCCTCATCCTCCAAACCTACTCCGTGCCCCGGCTCTGCTGGCATTTCTTCTATAGTCACTGGAATCTGATTCTCATCGTCTTCCATTACTACCAGGCCATCACCACCCCACCTGGATACCCACCCCAG GGCAGGAATGATACGACAACGGTCTCCATCTGTAAGAAGTGCATTAACCCCAAGCCAGCCCGAACACACCACTGCAGCATCTGCAATAG CTATGGAAGCTGGGACCTTTTCCGGGAGGCTTATGCCGCCATCGAG AAAATGAAACAGCTCGACAAGAACAAACTACAGGCGGTTGCCAACCAG ACTTACCATCAGACCCCAccacccaccttctccttccGAGAAAGAGTGACTCACAAGAGTCTTGTCTACCTCTGGTTCCTGTGCAG ttctGTGGCACTTGCCCTGGGTGCCCTAACCATATGGCACGCTGTGCTCATCAGTCGAGGTGAGACTAGCATCGAAAGGCACATCAATAAGAAGGAGCGTCAGCGGCTGCAGGCCAAGGGCAGA GTTTTTAGGAATCATTACAACTATGGCTGCTTGGACAACTGGAAGGTATTCCTGGGTGTGGACACAGGAAG GCACTGGCTTACTCGGGTGTTGTTACCTTCCAGTCACTTGCCCCATGGGAACGGAATGAGCTGGGATCCCCCGCCCTGGGTGACTGCTCACTCAGCCTCTGTGATGGCAGTGTGA
- the EXOSC1 gene encoding exosome complex component CSL4 isoform X2, whose amino-acid sequence MWGPHHLRTLFEEPSAKKTSELLKKTRLLVEIYKSFRPGDIVLAKVISLGDAQSNYLLTTAENELGVVVAHSESGVQMVPISWCEMQCPKTHTKEFRKVARVQPEFLQT is encoded by the exons ATGTGGGGTCCACACCACTTAAGAACTCTTTTCGAGGAACCATCCG caAAGAAGACGTCCGAGCTACTGAAAAAGACAAGGTTGTTG GTTGAAATTTATAAGAGTTTCCGCCCAGGGGACATCGTCTTGGCCAAAGTG ATCTCCCTAGGTGATGCACAGTCCAACTACCTGCTAACCACCGCAGAAAATGAGCTGGGAGTGGTGGTGGCCCACAGCGAATCCG GTGTCCAGATGGTCCCCATCAGCTGGTGTGAGATGCAGTGCCCGAAGACCCACACCAAGGAATTCCGGAAGGTGGCCCGAGTACAGCCTGAGTTCCTGCAGACCTAA